Proteins encoded together in one Streptomyces umbrinus window:
- a CDS encoding sensor histidine kinase, whose product MTEEKRQLHGQPTRGLTGAARRLRREAAEIRAQVRAAPRRTVVAESIVCALAAAFGLVPLLLIPPDRPVLAVLEAVWAALLVAARRGRPVAAVLGAFPLLAGANVWVLAVVPLIVLSATRRIAPPRRAWRIVGMACAALGGLTVAAGLFRWETLPMKLAENTVSAVLLLLLPTLAGTMLGRRRPLVDLLRERNAYLEQTRTLTAAAARMEERTRIAREMHDLLGHRLSLISVHAGALELAAARQAPPLAGQVELLRTTAGTAMEELREILGVLRHADLSDETGGDRGTYEDITALVTQSRQTGGGSVELVWSVPDTVEVGARVRQAIHRVVREGLTNVLKHASGAPVLVEVKGTDAGIEVYVTNGAPRVPGDSQGGTSSGLAGLQERISLLGGTFGAGALPDGGFRVTAWLPSHATNGPVSAPSEARAHAGGEALPPAPRPPSGEGDTWRPGSNPPLSAQTLTWPRVLGAGCTAVLVVLPTAGFLLVLLVMAALG is encoded by the coding sequence GTGACCGAAGAGAAACGGCAGTTGCACGGACAGCCGACGCGCGGGCTGACCGGTGCGGCACGGCGACTGCGCCGCGAGGCAGCCGAGATCCGGGCCCAGGTACGGGCCGCGCCACGCCGTACGGTCGTCGCCGAGTCAATTGTGTGTGCCCTGGCGGCGGCCTTCGGGCTGGTCCCGCTGCTGCTGATACCGCCGGACCGGCCGGTCCTCGCGGTGCTGGAGGCGGTGTGGGCGGCGCTGCTCGTCGCCGCGCGGCGCGGCCGGCCGGTCGCCGCGGTCCTGGGCGCCTTTCCGCTGCTGGCAGGTGCCAACGTGTGGGTGCTGGCGGTGGTACCGCTGATCGTGCTGTCCGCCACCCGCCGTATCGCGCCGCCGCGGCGCGCGTGGCGGATCGTCGGCATGGCCTGCGCCGCGCTCGGCGGACTGACCGTCGCCGCGGGCCTGTTCCGGTGGGAGACGCTGCCGATGAAGCTGGCGGAGAACACCGTCTCCGCCGTACTCCTCCTGCTGCTCCCCACCCTGGCCGGCACCATGCTGGGCCGGCGGCGGCCCCTGGTCGACCTGCTGCGGGAGCGCAACGCCTATCTGGAACAGACCCGTACGCTGACCGCCGCGGCGGCCCGGATGGAGGAACGGACCCGGATCGCACGGGAGATGCACGACCTCCTGGGCCACCGGCTGAGCCTGATCTCGGTGCACGCCGGAGCCCTGGAACTCGCCGCCGCGCGCCAGGCCCCTCCGCTGGCCGGACAGGTGGAGCTGCTGCGCACGACCGCGGGGACGGCCATGGAGGAGCTCCGCGAGATCCTCGGCGTCCTGCGGCACGCGGACCTGTCGGACGAGACCGGGGGCGACCGGGGAACGTACGAGGACATCACCGCTCTGGTGACCCAGTCCCGGCAGACGGGTGGCGGCTCGGTCGAGCTGGTCTGGTCGGTTCCCGACACGGTCGAGGTGGGCGCCCGTGTCCGGCAGGCGATCCACCGGGTGGTCCGCGAAGGGCTGACGAACGTGCTGAAACACGCGTCCGGCGCGCCCGTCCTGGTGGAGGTCAAGGGCACGGACGCGGGGATCGAGGTGTACGTCACCAACGGGGCGCCGCGCGTGCCGGGCGACTCCCAGGGAGGAACGAGCAGCGGGCTGGCCGGACTTCAGGAGCGGATCTCGTTGCTCGGCGGCACCTTCGGGGCGGGTGCCCTGCCGGACGGCGGCTTCCGCGTGACGGCCTGGCTGCCGTCCCACGCGACGAACGGGCCGGTGTCCGCGCCCTCGGAAGCCCGCGCCCACGCCGGCGGCGAAGCTCTTCCGCCTGCGCCCCGCCCTCCTTCCGGCGAAGGTGACACCTGGCGTCCGGGGTCCAACCCGCCGTTGTCGGCCCAGACCCTGACTTGGCCGCGTGTCCTCGGAGCCGGCTGCACGGCGGTGCTCGTGGTCCTGCCCACGGCGGGCTTCCTGCTCGTCCTGCTGGTGATGGCGGCCCTAGGATGA
- a CDS encoding response regulator, whose amino-acid sequence MIRVLVADDEALMRVGIRLILENADDIDVVAEAGDGLEAAAACRTQDIDVALLDIQMPTRDGIAAAEDIARLSPRTCVVMLTAFGEEASVTRALRAGASGFLLKDTGPAELIRAVQLAAKGEPVLAPRITRQLLERHVRSGRDTEAAVRRTEELTPAERDVLRLLGTGLSNAEIADQLYMSAGTVKAHISRILTRTGCANRVQAAVLAHDAGLLADGY is encoded by the coding sequence ATGATCCGAGTGCTGGTCGCCGACGACGAAGCGCTGATGCGCGTCGGAATCCGGCTGATCCTGGAGAACGCCGACGACATCGACGTCGTTGCCGAAGCGGGCGACGGCCTGGAGGCCGCTGCGGCCTGCCGCACCCAGGACATCGACGTCGCCCTGCTCGACATCCAGATGCCGACCCGGGACGGCATCGCGGCCGCCGAGGACATCGCCCGGCTCTCGCCCCGTACGTGTGTGGTGATGCTGACGGCGTTCGGCGAGGAGGCGAGCGTGACGCGGGCCCTGCGGGCCGGGGCGAGCGGGTTCCTCCTCAAGGACACCGGTCCCGCCGAACTGATCCGCGCCGTCCAACTCGCGGCGAAAGGCGAACCGGTCCTCGCACCCCGGATCACGCGCCAACTCCTCGAACGGCACGTGCGGTCCGGCCGTGACACCGAGGCCGCCGTGCGCAGGACCGAGGAGCTGACCCCAGCCGAACGGGATGTCCTGCGGCTGCTCGGCACGGGCCTGTCCAACGCGGAGATCGCCGACCAGCTGTACATGAGCGCCGGCACGGTCAAGGCCCACATCAGCCGGATCCTGACCCGCACCGGCTGCGCCAACCGCGTCCAGGCGGCGGTTCTGGCCCATGACGCGGGGTTGCTTGCCGACGGCTACTGA
- a CDS encoding LLM class F420-dependent oxidoreductase, with protein sequence MDLRIFTEPQQGATYDTLLAVAKATEDLGFDAFFRSDHYLRMGSADGLPGPTDAWITLAGLARETKRIRLGTLMTAGTFRLPGVLAIQVAQVDQMSGGRVELGLGAGWFEEEHKAYGIPFPKEKFARLEEQLAIVTGLWETKVGETFSFDGTYYQLTDSPALPKPAQPKVPVLIGGHGASRTPRLAGRYADEFNMPFASIEDSERQFGRVRAAAEEIGRKGTDLVYSNALVACVGKDDAEVARRAAAIGREVEELKANGLAGTPDEVVERIGRYAEAGSQRVYLQILDLDDLDHLDLISSQVQSQLQ encoded by the coding sequence ATGGATCTTCGAATCTTCACCGAGCCCCAGCAGGGCGCCACCTACGACACCCTTCTCGCTGTCGCCAAGGCCACCGAAGACCTCGGCTTCGACGCCTTCTTCCGCTCCGACCACTACCTCCGCATGGGTTCCGCGGACGGCCTCCCGGGCCCCACGGACGCCTGGATCACCCTCGCCGGACTCGCCCGTGAGACCAAGCGCATCCGCCTCGGCACACTGATGACCGCCGGTACGTTCCGCCTGCCCGGCGTCCTGGCGATCCAGGTCGCCCAGGTCGACCAGATGTCCGGCGGCCGCGTCGAACTGGGCCTGGGCGCGGGCTGGTTCGAGGAGGAGCACAAGGCGTACGGCATCCCCTTCCCGAAGGAGAAGTTCGCCCGTCTCGAGGAGCAGCTGGCGATCGTCACCGGGCTGTGGGAGACGAAGGTCGGCGAGACCTTCAGCTTCGACGGCACGTACTACCAGCTCACCGACTCGCCCGCGCTGCCCAAGCCGGCACAGCCCAAGGTGCCGGTGCTCATCGGCGGCCACGGCGCCAGCCGTACCCCGCGCCTCGCGGGCCGTTACGCCGACGAGTTCAACATGCCGTTCGCGTCGATCGAGGACAGCGAGCGCCAGTTCGGCCGGGTGCGGGCGGCGGCGGAGGAGATCGGCCGCAAGGGCACCGATCTCGTCTACTCCAACGCGCTCGTCGCCTGCGTGGGCAAGGACGACGCGGAGGTCGCCCGTCGCGCCGCCGCGATCGGCCGCGAGGTGGAGGAGCTGAAGGCGAACGGGCTGGCCGGCACCCCGGACGAGGTCGTCGAAAGGATCGGCCGGTACGCGGAGGCCGGTTCCCAGCGGGTCTATCTCCAGATCCTCGACCTCGATGACCTGGACCACCTGGACCTGATCTCCTCCCAGGTGCAGTCGCAGCTGCAGTAA
- a CDS encoding DUF6099 family protein, whose protein sequence is MDAVRLIGASRCALMGSADAPGIMAEAWQAQALAQAIGSRLAVSGPPELRGEALGLTELAGRGCGVLGAPVLDVGRLRAAQLTELGDARLALLDLGGLLGEVGIALVGIACAAGDEGTYWQCMEAIDAADESRDRVLEMLRRLAVRDQGAAAG, encoded by the coding sequence ATGGACGCGGTGCGGCTCATCGGCGCGAGCAGGTGTGCCCTGATGGGGAGCGCGGACGCTCCCGGGATCATGGCGGAGGCCTGGCAGGCGCAGGCCCTCGCCCAGGCGATAGGCAGTCGGCTGGCGGTGTCCGGGCCGCCCGAATTACGGGGCGAGGCGCTGGGGTTGACCGAGTTGGCGGGGCGGGGGTGCGGGGTACTGGGCGCGCCGGTGCTCGACGTGGGGAGGCTGCGGGCCGCCCAGCTCACCGAGCTCGGCGATGCGCGCCTCGCTCTTCTCGACCTCGGCGGGCTCCTCGGCGAGGTCGGGATAGCCCTCGTCGGCATAGCCTGCGCCGCCGGCGACGAGGGGACGTACTGGCAGTGCATGGAAGCGATCGACGCCGCGGACGAGTCCCGCGACCGGGTGCTGGAAATGCTCCGAAGACTCGCGGTACGGGATCAGGGGGCGGCGGCGGGGTAG
- a CDS encoding nucleotide pyrophosphohydrolase: MTELDVPKLQRRLAEFAAARNWEQYHTPKNLVAALSVEASELVEIFQWLTPEESARVMEDPERASRVTDEVADVLAYLLQVCEVLGIDVLEALDAKIDRNERRFPVGEGS, encoded by the coding sequence GTGACCGAACTTGATGTGCCGAAGTTGCAGCGCAGGCTGGCCGAGTTCGCGGCGGCGCGGAACTGGGAGCAGTACCACACGCCCAAGAACCTCGTCGCCGCGCTCAGCGTGGAGGCGTCCGAACTCGTCGAGATCTTCCAGTGGTTGACACCGGAGGAGTCGGCCCGGGTGATGGAGGACCCGGAGCGGGCCTCTCGTGTGACGGACGAAGTCGCCGACGTGCTCGCGTACTTGCTGCAGGTGTGCGAGGTGCTCGGTATCGATGTCCTTGAGGCGCTCGATGCGAAGATCGACCGGAATGAACGGAGGTTTCCGGTGGGGGAGGGGTCGTGA
- a CDS encoding ATP-binding protein translates to MTVSSLGPRAQAEARPDRPSVTELRLAAFAAHRRAGFPLGPLSLFAGPSGSGKSSALRAYEALARLGGGAELDEVFPDPVACVPERARPDAQRRRGFRIGCTADGPEGPVRLDVAVQAEPELRIVGERLTAGGLTLLETALRDPSRRSVQAAWYTAGSSPVTRAPLPDDRLGTPLLPLRVAGKTDGQRQVLAAAEQMVVALRSVFACDPLPRSMRAAVPLGAGRLLRGCGNLAEVLWRTRSECGRRHGLLVDAVRAGCAGPVHDLLAERPLGGIDGTVRALLDRGDGLRTPLGRLGDGELRYLALSLVLLTGPGVLEVDTAGEVPAALQTLTVLADGFDRDLDVRQREGLVRLAARMCERGHIRLVGAVSDASWAAGVGGVTVVDLERDRT, encoded by the coding sequence ATGACCGTGTCATCTCTCGGGCCTCGCGCGCAGGCCGAGGCCCGTCCGGACCGGCCGAGCGTCACCGAACTGCGGCTCGCCGCGTTCGCCGCGCACCGCCGCGCCGGATTCCCGCTCGGACCGCTCAGCCTCTTCGCCGGACCCAGCGGCAGCGGCAAATCCAGTGCCCTGCGGGCGTACGAGGCACTCGCCCGGCTCGGCGGCGGGGCCGAACTGGACGAGGTGTTCCCGGACCCGGTCGCGTGCGTGCCCGAGCGGGCCCGTCCCGACGCCCAGCGGCGGCGCGGCTTCCGCATCGGCTGTACGGCGGACGGCCCCGAGGGGCCCGTACGGCTCGACGTCGCCGTGCAGGCCGAGCCCGAACTGCGCATCGTGGGCGAGCGGTTGACGGCGGGCGGGCTGACCCTGCTGGAGACCGCGCTGCGCGATCCGAGCCGACGTTCCGTGCAGGCGGCCTGGTACACGGCCGGCTCGTCCCCGGTGACCCGGGCGCCACTGCCCGACGACCGTCTCGGCACGCCACTCCTGCCGCTTCGCGTCGCCGGGAAGACGGACGGCCAGCGCCAAGTCCTCGCCGCCGCCGAGCAGATGGTGGTCGCCCTGCGGTCGGTCTTCGCCTGCGACCCGCTGCCCCGCTCGATGCGCGCGGCGGTACCGCTCGGCGCGGGACGGCTGCTGCGCGGCTGCGGCAACCTCGCCGAAGTGCTGTGGCGTACGCGGTCGGAGTGCGGGCGCCGGCACGGGCTGCTGGTCGACGCGGTGCGCGCGGGATGCGCGGGGCCGGTCCACGACCTGCTGGCCGAGCGGCCGCTCGGCGGGATCGACGGGACGGTACGGGCGCTGCTGGACCGGGGCGACGGGCTGCGCACACCGCTCGGGCGGCTGGGGGACGGGGAGTTGAGGTACCTCGCGCTGTCCCTGGTGCTGCTCACCGGGCCGGGCGTGCTGGAGGTCGACACGGCGGGCGAGGTGCCCGCGGCACTGCAGACGCTCACCGTTCTCGCCGACGGCTTCGACCGCGATCTGGACGTACGGCAGCGGGAGGGGCTCGTACGGCTGGCGGCGCGGATGTGCGAGCGCGGGCACATCCGGCTGGTGGGGGCCGTGAGCGACGCGTCCTGGGCGGCGGGGGTGGGCGGAGTGACGGTGGTAGACCTTGAACGTGACCGAACTTGA
- a CDS encoding cell division protein SepF encodes MNSHDVTDEQWEGLAQVVPLRGRDAWPSAVGHRAIPEAETEARRRFVVLRVNVFADAREVAETLMAGIPVLLDLTSAETDVAKRVLDFSTGVVFGLASGMHRVDRNVFLLTPPGTEVRGLMEGAGIPGV; translated from the coding sequence GTGAACAGCCACGACGTCACCGATGAACAGTGGGAAGGACTCGCCCAGGTCGTACCGCTGCGTGGTCGCGACGCCTGGCCCTCGGCGGTCGGCCACCGGGCGATACCGGAGGCGGAGACCGAGGCGCGACGCCGTTTCGTGGTGCTCCGGGTCAATGTCTTCGCGGACGCCCGCGAGGTCGCCGAGACCCTGATGGCGGGCATCCCGGTCCTCCTGGATCTCACCAGCGCCGAGACGGACGTCGCCAAGCGCGTACTCGACTTCAGTACGGGTGTCGTCTTCGGCCTCGCGAGCGGGATGCACCGGGTCGACCGGAACGTCTTCCTGCTCACGCCGCCCGGAACCGAGGTGCGGGGGTTGATGGAGGGGGCGGGGATTCCCGGGGTGTGA